Proteins co-encoded in one Bacillus tuaregi genomic window:
- a CDS encoding dioxygenase family protein codes for MMPSLFIAHGAPLLAIEENEYTQFLRELGKAWPKPKAVVLFSAHWESVVQKVSDVEEFDTIYDFGGFPEALYRIQYPAKGDQKITEEIKALFAQQRIPFEVDTMRGLDHGAWVVLRMLYPHADIPVISMSVNQRLKPEQHYEIGRALSALREQDILMIGSGGTVHNLRAVNWEMDGKGTEAWAAEFDEWIEQKLTSWETAELFNYETLAPHASFAVPPYGKEHFVPLLYAMGAADASKRAKLLHRSFRYGNLSHSVWQFG; via the coding sequence GCTGCTAGCGATTGAGGAGAATGAGTATACACAGTTTTTGCGTGAGCTGGGAAAAGCATGGCCAAAGCCAAAGGCTGTTGTCCTCTTTTCTGCCCACTGGGAGAGCGTAGTGCAAAAGGTAAGTGATGTAGAAGAGTTTGATACGATTTATGATTTTGGCGGCTTCCCTGAGGCGTTATACAGGATTCAATATCCGGCAAAGGGAGATCAAAAGATTACCGAGGAAATAAAAGCACTATTTGCTCAGCAGCGTATTCCCTTTGAGGTAGACACAATGCGGGGCTTAGACCATGGTGCATGGGTCGTGCTAAGAATGCTTTATCCCCATGCTGATATACCAGTTATTTCTATGTCTGTGAACCAGCGGCTAAAGCCTGAGCAGCATTATGAAATTGGCAGGGCCCTGTCAGCTTTACGAGAACAGGATATATTGATGATTGGCAGCGGGGGGACGGTTCATAACCTTCGAGCGGTAAATTGGGAAATGGACGGCAAGGGGACTGAAGCCTGGGCAGCAGAATTTGATGAGTGGATTGAACAGAAGCTGACCAGCTGGGAAACTGCTGAGCTGTTTAACTATGAAACGTTAGCTCCGCATGCTAGCTTTGCTGTTCCACCGTATGGAAAGGAGCATTTTGTTCCATTGCTTTATGCGATGGGAGCGGCGGATGCTTCGAAGAGGGCCAAGCTTCTACACCGTAGCTTCCGGTATGGAAACCTCAGCCACAGCGTGTGGCAGTTTGGCTGA